Proteins from a genomic interval of Mycolicibacterium grossiae:
- the acpS gene encoding holo-ACP synthase AcpS: MSIVGVGIDLVSIPDFAEQVDQPGTVFAETFTPGERRDAADKSSSAARHLAARWAAKEAVIKAWSGSRFSKRPMLPEGIHRDIEVVTDMWGRPKVRLAGAIAEHLADITIHLSLTHEGDTAAAVAVLETAAPTSGGDAD, translated from the coding sequence GTGAGCATCGTCGGAGTCGGCATCGATCTGGTCTCCATCCCGGACTTCGCCGAGCAGGTGGATCAGCCGGGGACCGTGTTCGCCGAGACGTTCACCCCGGGCGAGCGGCGCGACGCGGCGGACAAGAGTTCGTCCGCGGCGCGCCACCTCGCCGCCCGGTGGGCCGCCAAGGAGGCCGTGATCAAGGCGTGGTCGGGGTCGCGGTTCTCCAAGCGGCCGATGCTGCCGGAGGGCATCCACCGCGACATCGAGGTCGTCACCGACATGTGGGGACGGCCCAAGGTGCGGCTCGCCGGCGCGATCGCCGAGCACCTCGCCGACATCACGATCCACCTGTCACTGACGCACGAGGGCGACACCGCGGCGGCGGTGGCGGTCCTCGAGACGGCAGCGCCGACGTCCGGCGGTGACGCGGACTAG